The following proteins are encoded in a genomic region of Coregonus clupeaformis isolate EN_2021a chromosome 14, ASM2061545v1, whole genome shotgun sequence:
- the lrrc53 gene encoding protein PF14_0175: MRSVFLMLMLSITHTQSLSSCPASCVVCSEDAVICYKLSNILEAPETTKALMLTDGSIVSVDRHFLSDMSSMTVLSLSHNAIATISHDAFQNLTVLHTLLLDHNRLSSQALGRDTFSWLPRLEILQLGNNALGEVNGSWFHAAGALRTLQLEGNHLSRLDATTFASADLQGLEILDLSDNLITYLGRDSFRGLLGLRSLDLSRNQLRSAPTEAFSYLSWMSSLNLELNRWDCTCELRELASFLTSYMEAPDKVLFNGRRMVCVSSDNPAVKTVLELTEANCVPPNQNITVQVEAKNSISSQRYTRDLALAAAFCFAGGVGLTLAVVYIVYRKLGMNKSLKVWRDRTGAKEEESGRTAPTQTVTQWDLSRENEALRMAQMGLETKLMIPNSHLQPWDRERAMFDLRIGKDGSHFTCPHCGPTVSGSAIEQGVGDGHLGAALHMLRQGGGQPNKMESLAMTEESDERKRHVPQQTLMSKTEDLRGQRLLVGPPEGQSNHILSQEELLYHQQGFNIKSHDGPNGNNKLLGGSSYYSPPHRNMPTHKSLKDEMVRPGNHVGLDYRPSKMDFQSEHGRPVPDYQPQTVSCVNCYRTYEYGQPGEKVRDVLYEVNSRESAGYDGSPNHNPLTRLNIRRNMNYNQSNMDIYAKHAIKQRSVTFDLERSGVHVVDVQRMNHDRKGKHDRIKSYRKAEYGDKQILSYESIGRSVRSNGLEREDHSKRDKHKAQSDGLLKVKLNLNPLKKSKVHPGKNSHEKLEQGDRERTDSKNRKQLKTRGKYAKGKRHNQEESIEKTDKSNKGNSSHKNKANQSSKKISTTTKSKETDDNEDDDDQEKEDPVPQENNASSKQKKTTSKSKYQEGSNGDHSKESRAAQDQKTEVSQDKTGGETEESGGAPIPSNVSPYQSYLNRAGESSTHGQQVEQYRNGQGQALITEVPQHPGYLSDGVTLQRALSSPQLSAAKSLKGMERTSSYSNLAVQGGNSILLQNTVAPNTIYGGNSQAQSLSRQGSLGPPSLLTNIPHTSPLYTGNAGSSPVNPLIQLLSQSVPGNFNQGAMIGSQPAQFPVLQRVVDLTLLAQGPGSLNGQNILPLAQGPGSLNGQNISPLAQGPGSLNGQNMSQVAQGPGSLNGQNMSQVAQGPGSLNGQNISPLAQGPGSLNGQNISPLAQGPGSLNEQNISQLAQGPGSLNGQNISQLAQGPGLLNEQNISQFAQGPGSLNEQNISQLAQGPGSLNEQNISQLAQGPGSLNGQNISQLAQGPGSLNEQNISQLAQGPGSLNGQNISQLAQGPGSLNEQNISQLAQGPGSLNEQNISQFAQGPGSLNEQNISQLAQGPGSLNEQNISQLAQGPGSLNGQVISQLVQVPGSLNGQVISQLAQGPGSLNEQNISQLAQGPGSLNGQVISQLAQGPGSLNEQNISQLAQGPGSLNGQNISQFAQGPGSLNEQNISQFAQGPGSLNEQNISQLAQGPGSLNEQNISQLAQGPGSLNGQNISQLAQGPGSLNEQNISQLAQGPGSLNGQNISQLAQGPGSLNEQNISQLAQGPGSLNEQNISQFAQGPGSLNEQNISQLAQGPGSLNEQNISQLAQGPGSLNEQNISQLAKGSSSGPGSLNVESLSNNNSMNPVAAPVLQEYLSSAEGSPRRIRLVLPEKTTNRPPTALERKIR, encoded by the exons GTGTTTTCCTGATGCTGATGCTGTCAATCACACATACCCAGAGCCTCTCCTCATGTCCAGCCTCCTGTGTGGTGTGTTCTGAAGACGCTGTCATCTGTTACAAGCTCTCCAACATCCTAG AGGCCCCTGAGACCACCAAGGCCCTGATGCTAACCGACGGCTCCATCGTGTCCGTGGACCGCCACTTCCTGTCTGACATGTCCAGCATGACCGTGCTGTCCCTCAGCCACAACGCTATCGCCACCATCTCCCACGACGCCTTCCAGAACCTCACTGTCCTCCACACCCTCCTCCTGGACCACAACCGCCTCTCCAGCCAAGCCCTGGGGAGGGACACTTTCTCCTGGCTGCCCAGGTTGGAGATCCTCCAGCTGGGGAACAACGCCCTGGGGGAGGTCAACGGCTCCTGGTTCCACGCCGCTGGGGCCCTGCGGACGCTGCAGCTGGAGGGGAACCACCTCTCCAGGCTGGATGCCACCACCTTTGCCTCGGCTGACCTCCAGGGGCTGGAGATCCTGGATCTGTCCGATAATCTGATCACATATCTGGGGAGGGATAGCTTCCGGGGCCTGCTGGGGCTCCGGAGTCTGGATCTGTCCAGGAATCAGCTCCGGAGCGCCCCGACAGAGGCGTTTTCGTACCTGTCGTGGATGTCTAGTCTGAACCTGGAACTAAACCGGTGGGACTGTACGTGTGAGCTGAGGGAGCTGGCGTCTTTCCTCACCAGCTATATGGAGGCTCCGGATAAG GTACTGTTCAATGGGCGTAGGATGGTGTGTGTGAGTTCTGACAACCCGGCAGTGAAGACTGTGCTGGAGCTGACAGAGGCCAACTGTGTTCCGCCCAATCAGAACATCACAGTGCAGGTTGAGGCTAAGAACTCCATCTCCTCTCAGCGCTATACCAGAGACCTGGCTCTGGCTGCAGCCTTCTGCTTCGCTG GTGGCGTTGGACTCACCCTAGCTGTGGTGTATATCGTTTACCGTAAACTGGGGATGAACAAGAGCCTCAAGGTCTGGAGAGACAGGACTGGAGctaaggaggaggagagtgggaggACAGCTCCCACCCAAACAGTCACCCAGTGGGATCTGAGCAGGGAGAATGAGGCCCTACGTATGGCTCAAATGGGACTGGAAACCAAGCTGATGATTCCCAATAGCCACCTTCAGCCctgggacagggagagagccATGTTTGACCTGAGAATAGGCAAAGATGGCAGCCATTTTACATGCCCCCATTGTGGCCCTACAGTCAGTGGGTCTGCAATTGAACAGGGGGTAGGAGATGGACACTTAGGGGCAGCCCTGCACATGCTCAGACAAGGAGGAGGCCAGCCCAACAAGATGGAGAGTCTGGCCATGACAGAGGAGAGCGATGAGAGGAAGAGACATGTGCCCCAGCAAACACTCATGTCAAAGACAGAAG ATCTAAGGGGTCAAAGGTTATTGGTCGGGCCACCAGAGGGTCAGAGCAACCATATTCTTAGTCAGGAGGAGTTACTCTATCACCAGCAGGGTTTTAATATAAAAAGCCATGATGGTCCTAATGGCAACAATAAGCTATTGGGTGGCAGCAGTTACTATTCACCTCCACATAGAAACATGCCCACACATAAAAGTCTAAAAGATGAGATGGTAAGGCCTGGAAATCACGTAGGCCTTGACTACAGACCGTCAAAAATGGACTTCCAATCAGAGCATGGTAGACCTGTACCTGACTACCAACCCCAAACCGTCAGCTGTGTGAACTGTTACAGAACCTATGAGTACGGACAGCCAGGGGAGAAAGTCAGAGATGTATTGTATGAAGTCAATTCAAGAGAATCTGCTGGGTATGATGGTTCTCCCAACCACAACCCACTGACAAGACTAAACATCCGAAGGAACATGAACTACAACCAGTCTAATATGGATATCTATGCAAAGCATGCAATCAAGCAGAGGAGTGTGACTTTTGACTTGGAAAGATCTGGAGTGCATGTCGTTGATGTACAAAGGATGAACCATGATAGGAAAGGTAAACATGACAGGATTAAAAGTTATAGGAAAGCGGAATATGGTGATAAACAGATCCTGAGCTATGAAAGCATTGGACGATCTGTGAGGAGTAATGGTCTTGAAAGAGAGGACCACTCCAAAAGGGATAAACATAAAGCCCAGTCAGATGGTTTACTAAAAGTGAAGCTCAACCTTAACCCTCTTAAGAAAAGCAAGGTCCATCCAGGGAAAAACAGCCACGAGAAACTAGAACAGGGTGATAGAGAACGAACTGACTCCAAGAACCGAAAACAACTGAAAACGAGGGGTAAATATGCCAAAGGCAAAAGGCACAACCAGGAAGAGTCTATAGAAAAAACAGACAAATCCAATAAAGGAAACTCGTCTCACAAAAACAAAGCCAATCAGTCATCCAAAAAGATATCTACCACCACTAAGTCTAAAGAAACTGATGAcaatgaagatgatgatgatcaaGAGAAGGAAGATCCAGTGCCACAGGAAAACAATGCATCCTCCAAGCAAAAAAAGACAACCTCAAAATCAAAATATCAGGAGGGCTCGAATGGTGACCATTCCAAGGAGAGTAGAGCGGCTCAAGATCAGAAGACCGAAGTCTCACAAGATAAAACTGGAGGAGAAACAGAGGAATCTGGTGGAGCACCTATACCAAGTAATGTGAGTCCTTACCAGTCATACCTCAACAGAGCTGGTGAGAGTTCAACCCATGGGCAACAGGTGGAACAATACAGAAATGGACAAGGCCAAGCACTGATCACTGAGGTGCCCCAACACCCCGGTTACCTAAGCGATGGAGTGACTCTTCAGAGGGCATTGAGTAGCCCACAACTGTCAGCAGCAAAGTCCCTCAAAGGAATGGAAAGGACTTCCAGTTACAGTAACCTTGCTGTCCAGGGAGGAAACTCTATACTATTACAAAACACTGTTGCACCAAACACCATTTACGGTGGCAACTCACAGGCTCAAAGTCTGAGTAGACAAGGCAGTTTAGGTCCGCCATCTTTACTGACTAACATCCCACACACATCCCCACTATATACAGGCAATGCAGGGAGCTCACCTGTAAATCCACTGATTCAGCTGTTGTCACAGTCAGTTCCAGGCAACTTTAACCAGGGGGCCATGATCGGCTCTCAGCCAGCCCAGTTTCCAGTACTCCAAAGAGTGGTAGATCTCACTCTGCTTGCCCAGGGTCCAGGCTCACTAAATGGGCAGAATATATTGCCGCTTGCACAGGGTCCTGGTTCACTAAATGGGCAGAATATCTCTCCACTTGCCCAGGGTCCTGGATCACTAAATGGGCAGAATATGTCTCAGGTTGCCCAGGGTCCTGGATCACTAAATGGGCAGAATATGTCTCAGGTTGCCCAGGGTCCTGGATCACTAAATGGGCAGAATATCTCTCCACTTGCCCAGGGTCCTGGATCACTAAATGGGCAGAATATATCTCCACTTGCCCAGGGTCCTGGATCACTAAATGAGCAGAATATATCTCAGCTTGCTCAGGGTCCTGGATCACTAAATGGGCAGAATATATCTCAGCTTGCCCAGGGTCCTGGATTACTAAATGAGCAGAATATCTCTCAGTTTGCTCAGGGTCCTGGATCACTAAATGAGCAGAATATCTCTCAGCTTGCTCAGGGTCCTGGATCACTAAATGAGCAGAATATCTCTCAGCTTGCTCAGGGTCCTGGATCACTAAATGGGCAGAATATCTCTCAGCTTGCTCAGGGTCCTGGATCACTAAATGAGCAGAATATATCTCAGCTTGCCCAGGGTCCTGGATCACTAAATGGGCAGAATATCTCTCAGCTTGCTCAGGGTCCTGGATCACTAAATGAGCAGAATATCTCTCAGCTTGCTCAGGGTCCTGGATCACTAAATGAGCAGAATATATCTCAGTTTGCCCAGGGTCCTGGATCACTAAATGAGCAGAATATCTCTCAGCTTGCCCAGGGTCCTGGATCACTAAATGAGCAGAATATCTCTCAGCTTGCTCAGGGTCCTGGATCACTAAATGGGCAGGTAATCTCTCAGCTTGTTCAGGTTCCTGGATCACTAAATGGGCAGGTAATCTCTCAGCTTGCCCAGGGTCCTGGATCACTAAATGAGCAGAATATCTCTCAGCTTGCTCAGGGTCCTGGATCACTAAATGGGCAGGTAATCTCTCAGCTTGCTCAGGGTCCTGGATCACTAAATGAGCAGAATATATCTCAGCTTGCTCAGGGTCCTGGATCACTAAATGGGCAGAATATATCTCAGTTTGCCCAGGGTCCTGGATCACTAAATGAGCAGAATATCTCTCAGTTTGCTCAGGGTCCTGGATCACTAAATGAGCAGAATATCTCTCAGCTTGCTCAGGGTCCTGGATCACTAAATGAGCAGAATATCTCTCAGCTTGCTCAGGGTCCTGGATCACTAAATGGGCAGAATATCTCTCAGCTTGCTCAGGGTCCTGGATCACTAAATGAGCAGAATATATCTCAGCTTGCCCAGGGTCCTGGATCACTAAATGGGCAGAATATCTCTCAGCTTGCTCAGGGTCCTGGATCACTAAATGAGCAGAATATCTCTCAGCTTGCTCAGGGTCCTGGATCACTAAATGAGCAGAATATATCTCAGTTTGCCCAGGGTCCTGGATCACTAAATGAGCAGAATATCTCTCAGCTTGCCCAGGGTCCTGGATCACTAAATGAGCAGAATATCTCTCAGCTTGCTCAGGGTCCTGGATCACTAAATGAGCAGAATATCTCTCAGCTTGCTAAGGGTTCTAGTTCAGGTCCAGGCTCACTAAATGTAGagagtctctctaacaacaacaGTATGAACCCCGTGGCCGCCCCTGTTCTACAGGAGTACCTGTCCTCAGCAGAAGGCTCACCCAGAAGGATTAGACTGGTGCTGCCTGAGAAAACCACTAACAGACCGCCAACTGCTCTGGAGAGGAAAATCCGATAA